In Helicoverpa zea isolate HzStark_Cry1AcR chromosome 3, ilHelZeax1.1, whole genome shotgun sequence, the sequence TTTAGGGTAGCCATACTTAGTTGGTGCCGTAAACGAAACtccaaataaaaaatgattttacctttatataaaaaatacataggtaaaataaatcagaatgattatttatttttatatttatttttgtgtaagaaATTACACGCGTTTTGATTTGTTGCGGCTATATCACGTTCCCACGTTCTGACGCGCATATTATTAGACGCCGTCTTATATTATGCGCGCGTATACGACGTCTATTAGACGGATTTGGTCAGTTTAGTCAGTTAGTTAAATTTTGACTCATCCATAGTATCAAGCAGCGCACGCGCGTACAACGAGCGAGTCGAGAGTCCCCCTGGAGTGCCACTCATTGCATGCAAGCGTTTTACGCGCGTGAGAGGATTCGCGCAACTCGTCTGGACGCGATGTATGTAGCTCTAGTACCCCGCGCGAGTGGACACGCGCGTAAATTGCACTTTCTGGACAGGCTCTTAAACTATATCAATGATCAATTACTTAGTTGTTTACagctgttattattttttgaatacgCTTCCTGGCTACGGACTCCATACTTCACTAGATACCTCTGGGTCGTTGGTAACGGTTGACATAAGCAATCTTATCAGGATATTGAAATAACTGAAATAACTTTATTGGCGAATATTATTTAATCGCGTTTAAACCAACAAAAAACTGTTTGATAAGATATCCCAGGCAGGATAAGACATGAAAACTTACCAGTTCACTATACTTACTTGATGTAGACGCAACAGTTAAACAAtgggtgtgtatcacatatgataTGACTCATGGGGCAGGATGttcctaaaatacaatttattttttatcgttaGTCGTATTTTGTGAGTCTGCTTGCATACATGTGTTGTGGTGTATGTCTGGTGAATAAGTTCCTAATGTGATTTGTGGTGCGGACATAGGCACAAAGTTGTAACTAAATGAGCAGCAACAGCAACGTCAGTGACAGTGCGACGCAAGCAGGTGACGCCGATGGCGCTCCTCCAGCTAAGCGGCCGATGACAAACGGTGATTTAacaacattacaaacaaacacaaacccAAACACACAGTTGGTGAGAATGATTTGCCAGGATTTGCAGTCTGACATAGTGAACTTCACTGGTTTTCGGAACTTTTTCATCAGTTGTGTGCCAAATTACACTTTACCATCCAGGCAAGATGTCTTGGAGAAACTCATTCCTGAAGaatacaataaagaaaaaattaagTTGAAAGAAAACTTGAAATCAGTGGATGATTTGGCCATCTCAATAGAAGTTTGGCGGTGGGACAATGGTCAGGCAGGTCATATTAAGATGTGGAGTCTGACCATTCATTTTATTCATCAAGACCAATATGTAtcgcaaaatttgttaacaTTGGAACAGAAAGCCAATGTGGCAGAAATCGCAAAAGAAATCAAAACAGCTCTGATTGATTGGGAGATTCTAGATAAAGTTGTGTGTTTTGTTATACAGAAAGTTCACTCAAATAAACCAAACCTCCAATTGGCAGTTACAAAAGAATTGAAGATACCACACGTGTACTGTGTGGCTTCTGCAATAAACCAAGTAGTGGAAGACGGCTTGCAATACATTTATGTAACCAAAGACTTCCGAAAAAGATATGCACAGTTATTAAAATTTACGAGAAACTCTGAATATGTTTTTTCATGGCACCAGTATTATGCAgatttgcaaaatttcaaaACAGGTCCTCAAAGAGGCTGTATTGTGATCAACGGCAAAGATTACAGTGACCTTAATGAATGCCTTCAAATTCTAAAACACTTTGAAACTTGGACTAATACTTTGTCCGGTATGCATTACACAAATTTGTCTAAACTCTTAACATTACTCGATCTActaaaatttcaaataaaaagctCTAGTGCTTCTACTGATATGGTAAAAGAATTTAAACAAATTATCTTGACAGCATTTCAGTCAAATTTTGAAAGCAGTGATCACAATTTTGCAGAGAAGGCCAGTTTCATGGATCCCAGATACAAAGACAAATCAATCATTTATACTACAAATGGTGTCAAGGACTATGGGTATATTACTATAACTGATGAATTGTACCAACGTGTGTTGTCAATGAAACAGGAGGCAGGTACACAATCTTTGCAAAACATTCCTGACCTACAGACACCCGGACCATCATCTTCTCACAGCGTCACAGCGAACCAGGCAGTACCGCGTGGATTACCAACTGCAGAACTGTTGTTGGACTTTctaaatgaaaaagaaagaaCTCGTGAATTCAGATTGGTATTGTATTATAAGAATATGTTGATACACGAGCCAGGTCAAAATGTTGACCCCTTTAAGTTTTGGAATGTGTTTcgtttactttatttaagtaGTAATCCTGATCCCACTGTAAGGGAGTTTTATAAAATGTCTCAGAAATATTTGTGTATTCCTGCCACCGCAGTCCCAGTTGAAACGATTCCTGGTGAATTCCTCTGGGCCAAAACACCCAATGAAAAATTGTATAATGAACGCAGGGAACGTCTGCCTCATGAAAAGATttcagaaatattatttttacatagttattattttagaaattaaaatatagtaataagtttcattttattttattgtaagtatattTAAGCTATACATAATAATCTCATACTGTTGTAATGCAAATTGAATtggattaatacataataatgtcAGGTGCTTATCGATAgaacttttgttacttttttatattaaagaatGTACTTTTTGGActctgattttttattttgaactcaTAGAGACAGCTAGACCATTTTGTATTCATATCAATGATAAAAAtagtgttgtttatttattcattaattcAGGCAAACCAACATCATTTACAAAACAAGTATAGATGCTTAGTTTCATGTTGTTCTGATATACAAGCTATATAagctatataatattttaatcaatatctgttcagtagtttttgcgtttGATGACCTTATTGTCGCAATGGTTACCAATGCGGACTGCCGAACTgatggtcccgggttcgattcccggtacggtTGATATTTGTGTAATAAGCATGcatgttggccgtggtctgggtgctataataattttatctatcatcatcatcatcatcagcctatagcagtccactgctggacataggcctctccaagtgcacgccactgagatttTATCTATACTGGTATTATATAGATTATAGatggttatgagagtgaaggaatagtgagtgcacctgtgtctgcgcaaatgcttgtgcactttaatatgtccaacgcagttggctaatctccttagacgagaacagccgccgtagccgataatcggcctaggaggacatcatatatatgtacctagatgtaatttttttaagtttgtatgtaggagTTAGAAATTTTGGAACCACTGTTCggattttcaaaattctttcactgatagatagctGCAATGTTCCTGAGTTCCATCCatacgctatattttatcccggtacgggcagtagttctcacgggacgcgggtgaaaccgcgggaaaacggctattaAGTATATATATCTAAAgtgtatgtagtttatcagtcgTGTACACTGTTTCATATCTATTTCCTTGTATAGAGCGCCTGCAGTGAATGTGATAGCACACGTAAAATGATGTGTTGCTTTAATTAATTGGTAACGCGCTGATATCTAAACATAATTGATTTGTGACTCCTGTGGCAATATACCAACATTAGGTATATCATGTTTCAAATAGCTGctataagtaagtaagtattatacgatttaataaaaatatttatgttatattaaattattctttAGTGATTTAATTTTCTTACTTACCTATAGAAGCTACTTTAGGATGCTCACGGTTTTCACGGTGCTGGTCTGTATCACAGCATACCACAAAGCACCAAGCCTATAATAATACGCATTATACGGTAGGCAAAGGTATAATAGGATTTAGACTGCATAAGTAATTAGGCTTAGGACACCTAAGATAGGATATTATAAGTCTTAGAATATCTAGGATAGTGTAGGATAACGTTAGCAAGTAGTTCTTAAGATTAGGCAATTTTGTCCTGTACAGTAGGATCTTAGCGTAGGGCTATTACCCCGCTGTACACAGTTAATGAATTTCTGAACATTTTCGTGGTGACAACAAGTTTTAGTACATAGGTACCAGCATTTAAGTCTACTTGTTTGTTacccgacttcccaaaaagcggggaggttctcaattccagcgttttttttttgcatgatTTTAACGGGATTACTTTGCcatttattaatcgattttgatgattcttcttttgtttgatagggtatactttCAACGTGGTCCCATTGTcaggttaggatctgatgatggaaaccctgagaaatcgagggcaactttcgaaagttgtagtcatacatagggtaaaaacttgacactcagatgtatgctTGATAGCacttttcaacagtgaaggtttagagctgacgatggagaccagagaaggttgagggaactcgacaactgaatatgtaaactacctcgtgtttgggcttatgttattcgtattgatgagaactttgcAGTTATGCGGAAAGTGACAGCtgttcgtatcactgaaaagctgaaaatataaaacttttacaaataaataaaactgacttCCAAAAAACTGAAACGCATAAagaactaattttaggtgcatcggcctagaagttcTGTCTGGTTGGGGAATCGTTGTGTGATATAAGATTGTAATTAGAAAGTATGTTTTCagttgtattgtatttttgttaagcAATCTTATCAGAGATTGAAATAACCGTAATAGCTTTATTGATGCATATTATTTGATCGCGTTTATACAATCAAAAAATCGTTTAGACAAGATATTCCTggataagatatttatttaccaGTTCATTGTCCGCGATGCGGACACAACAGTTAAACAAAGGGTGTGTATCATATATGACTCATGGGCCACCCAGattaaactaaaatacaatttatttttttcgtcaGTCGTACTTTGTAAGTCTGTTTGTATAAATGTGTGGTCAAGTAATGTAATTTGTGGTGCGGACATACAAAGTTGTAACAAAATGAGCAGCAACGTCGGTGACAGTACGACGCAAGCAGGTGACGCTGATGGCGCTCCTCCAGCTAAGAGGCAGATGACAAACGGTGATTTAACAACAATGCAAACAAAC encodes:
- the LOC124646294 gene encoding uncharacterized protein LOC124646294, translated to MSSNSNVSDSATQAGDADGAPPAKRPMTNGDLTTLQTNTNPNTQLVRMICQDLQSDIVNFTGFRNFFISCVPNYTLPSRQDVLEKLIPEEYNKEKIKLKENLKSVDDLAISIEVWRWDNGQAGHIKMWSLTIHFIHQDQYVSQNLLTLEQKANVAEIAKEIKTALIDWEILDKVVCFVIQKVHSNKPNLQLAVTKELKIPHVYCVASAINQVVEDGLQYIYVTKDFRKRYAQLLKFTRNSEYVFSWHQYYADLQNFKTGPQRGCIVINGKDYSDLNECLQILKHFETWTNTLSAFQSNFESSDHNFAEKASFMDPRYKDKSIIYTTNGVKDYGYITITDELYQRVLSMKQEAGTQSLQNIPDLQTPGPSSSHSVTANQAVPRGLPTAELLLDFLNEKERTREFRLVLYYKNMLIHEPGQNVDPFKFWNVFRLLYLSSNPDPTVREFYKMSQKYLCIPATAVPVETIPGEFLWAKTPNEKLYNERRERLPHEKISEILFLHSYYFRN